One genomic segment of Hordeum vulgare subsp. vulgare chromosome 2H, MorexV3_pseudomolecules_assembly, whole genome shotgun sequence includes these proteins:
- the LOC123427669 gene encoding galacturonokinase isoform X1, which translates to MVAPAGGGSPSRWPSEEELDIVRKNVVEISGRDAREVRVVACPYRICPLGAHIDHQGGIVTAMTINYGVLLGFVPSDDAEVVLQSGQFKGVTRFRVDDLQKPIEIRGNITWESYARGAVYALQNSGHDLRKGIIGYISGVNGLDSSGLSSSAAVGIAYLLALENVNDLVLSPVDNIQLDKSIENKYLGLENGILDPSAILLSRYGYLTFMDCKTALPSYVYFSELSKSQQPQGRLPFKILLAFSGLQHNLPKSRGYNMRVFECKEAARALLCALGCEDASVLCNVDPGVYEAQKCILDENLARRAEHYFSEMKRVVKGRDAWARGDLQELGQLVSASGRSSIVNYECGSKEMIQLYEILLKAPGVLGARFSGAGFRGCCLAIVESDRAEEAAAYVGTEYEKAQPELVSKIPADRRVLVCEPGDSARVILQS; encoded by the exons atgGTGGCGCCGGCTGGAGGAGGGTCGCCGTCGCGGTGGCCGTCGGAGGAGGAG CTCGATATTGTGCGGAAGAATGTGGTTGAGATTAGCGGACGAGATGCGAGAGAGGTTAGGGTGGTTGCTTGCCCCTACAGGATTTGTCCTCTGGGGGCCCACATTGATCATCAG GGCGGAATAGTGACTGCTATGACAATCAATTATGGAGTACTTCTTGGTTTTGTGCCCTCTGATGATGCTGAG GTTGTACTCCAGTCTGGTCAATTTAAAGGTGTTACTCGTTTCAG AGTTGATGACTTGCAAAAGCCTATTGAGATCCGAGGAAACATAACTTGGGAAAGCTATGCAAGAGGTGCAGTTTATGCCCTGCAAAATAGTGGacatgatctcagaaag GGTATAATAGGTTACATTTCTGGAGTGAATGGACTTGACAGTTCAGGGCTTAGTTCGTCTGCAGCA GTTGGCATCGCCTACTTGCTGGCTTTAGAAAATGTAAATGATCTGGTCTTATCACCAGTTGATAACATTCAGTTGGACAA GTCCATTGAAAATAAATATTTGGGTCTTGAAAATGGCATTCTAGATCCATCAGCCATTTTATTGTCTCGATATGGCTACCTCACCTTCATGGATTGCAAG ACTGCCTTACCTTCCTACGTCTACTTCTCCGAACTAAGTAAAAGCCAGCAGCCTCAAGGTCGGTTGCCATTCAAGATTTTGTTGGCATTTTCAGGTTTGCAACATAACCTACCCAAGTCGCGTGGGTATAATATGCGAGTTTTCGAGTGCAAAGAGGCTGCACGTGCTCTTTTATG TGCATTAGGCTGTGAAGATGCATCAGTACTTTGTAATG ttgatccaggtgtATATGAGGCCCAAAAG TGTATATTAGACGAAAATCTTGCGAGGAGAGCTGAGCACTATTTCTCTGAAATGAAGCGGGTCGTTAAGG GAAGAGATGCATGGGCTCGTGGAGACCTACAAGAATTGGGACAGCTGGTCTCTGCATCCGGCCGCAGCTCCATAGTCAACTACGAATGCG GGAGCAAAGAGATGATACAGCTCTACGAGATCCTCCTTAAGGCGCCGGGGGTCCTCGGCGCGCGGTTCAGCGGTGCCGGCTTCAGAGGCTGCTGCCTCGCCATCGTCGAAAGCGACCgcgcggaggaggcggcggcctacGTTGGCACCGAGTACGAGAAGGCGCAGCCCGAGCTGGTGAGCAAGATCCCGGCGGATCGCCGGGTGCTGGTCTGCGAGCCCGGGGACTCCGCGCGCGTCATATTGCAGTCATGA
- the LOC123427669 gene encoding galacturonokinase isoform X2, with protein MVAPAGGGSPSRWPSEEELDIVRKNVVEISGRDAREVRVVACPYRICPLGAHIDHQGGIVTAMTINYGVLLGFVPSDDAEVVLQSGQFKGVTRFRVDDLQKPIEIRGNITWESYARGAVYALQNSGHDLRKGIIGYISGVNGLDSSGLSSSAAVGIAYLLALENVNDLVLSPVDNIQLDKSIENKYLGLENGILDPSAILLSRYGYLTFMDCKTALPSYVYFSELSKSQQPQGRLPFKILLAFSGLQHNLPKSRGYNMRVFECKEAARALLCALGCEDASVLCNVDPGVYEAQKCILDENLARRAEHYFSEMKRVVKGELIICFMKRCMGSWRPTRIGTAGLCIRPQLHSQLRMREQRDDTALRDPP; from the exons atgGTGGCGCCGGCTGGAGGAGGGTCGCCGTCGCGGTGGCCGTCGGAGGAGGAG CTCGATATTGTGCGGAAGAATGTGGTTGAGATTAGCGGACGAGATGCGAGAGAGGTTAGGGTGGTTGCTTGCCCCTACAGGATTTGTCCTCTGGGGGCCCACATTGATCATCAG GGCGGAATAGTGACTGCTATGACAATCAATTATGGAGTACTTCTTGGTTTTGTGCCCTCTGATGATGCTGAG GTTGTACTCCAGTCTGGTCAATTTAAAGGTGTTACTCGTTTCAG AGTTGATGACTTGCAAAAGCCTATTGAGATCCGAGGAAACATAACTTGGGAAAGCTATGCAAGAGGTGCAGTTTATGCCCTGCAAAATAGTGGacatgatctcagaaag GGTATAATAGGTTACATTTCTGGAGTGAATGGACTTGACAGTTCAGGGCTTAGTTCGTCTGCAGCA GTTGGCATCGCCTACTTGCTGGCTTTAGAAAATGTAAATGATCTGGTCTTATCACCAGTTGATAACATTCAGTTGGACAA GTCCATTGAAAATAAATATTTGGGTCTTGAAAATGGCATTCTAGATCCATCAGCCATTTTATTGTCTCGATATGGCTACCTCACCTTCATGGATTGCAAG ACTGCCTTACCTTCCTACGTCTACTTCTCCGAACTAAGTAAAAGCCAGCAGCCTCAAGGTCGGTTGCCATTCAAGATTTTGTTGGCATTTTCAGGTTTGCAACATAACCTACCCAAGTCGCGTGGGTATAATATGCGAGTTTTCGAGTGCAAAGAGGCTGCACGTGCTCTTTTATG TGCATTAGGCTGTGAAGATGCATCAGTACTTTGTAATG ttgatccaggtgtATATGAGGCCCAAAAG TGTATATTAGACGAAAATCTTGCGAGGAGAGCTGAGCACTATTTCTCTGAAATGAAGCGGGTCGTTAAGGGTGAGCTTATCATATGTTTCAT GAAGAGATGCATGGGCTCGTGGAGACCTACAAGAATTGGGACAGCTGGTCTCTGCATCCGGCCGCAGCTCCATAGTCAACTACGAATGCG GGAGCAAAGAGATGATACAGCTCTACGAGATCCTCCTTAA